TGGTTGCGCGAGTTTCGACGTTTTCTCGACCGGGAACTACCCGGAACCTTCACGATTGGCGAAGTCTTCAACGGCAACCCGCGCACGCTGGCACCGTACTATCCTGACCAGCTCGATTACTATTTCGAGTTTGAAGTCGCCAATCAGATTCGCGGCGCGGCCAACACCGGTCTATCGCGATTGTTTATGCAGGCGGTGCAGGATGCCTACACAAAACTACCCTATCAACGCTGGGCACCCTTCCTGACCAATCACGACCAGAACCGCGTGATGTCGGTGTTGGGTGATGACGTGGCGAAGGCAAAACTGGCTGCGCTGGCTCTGCTGACCATGCCGGGACTGCCCTTCATCTATTATGGTGAAGAGATCGGCATGCTGGGGGTGAAACCGGATGAGCGTATTCGCACCCCAATGCAGTGGACGAAGGAGGAGTTTGGCGGATTCTCAGCCGGTATTCCCTGGCAGCAGCCGCAGAGCGATTACCCGGTCAAGAATGTGATGTTACAAGACCAGGATCCCGAATCGCTGCTCAACACCTACCGGCAGTTAATTCATCTCCACGTGAATACACCGGCACTGGCGACCGGTGATTTCTGGCCGTTAACTGCTAACGGTGCCAGTGTCGCCGCGTACATCAGGCGCAGTGGTGAAGACATGGTTTTGGTGGTGATTAATTTTGACAAAGTACCCACGCCACCGTTTACACTATCATCAGGTGAGAGCGACCTGCCGGCAGGCACCTACCAGGTGACCGCACTCTTCGGCACGCCACCGGCACCGCCGGTGCCGCTTACCATCGCCGACGGGCGTATCGTGGAGTATCAACCGGGGATCGAAATACCGGCTCAAACCGGATACATATTCAGGTTGGAGCGCTAATGTTACGAAAAGTAACTGCAACTCGTTATGTCACACCGTTGCGTGAAGGCGGTTCATTACCGGCGATTGTCGAAGCCGATGATGATGGCCTGTACGTCGTAAAGTTTCGCGGGGCAGGACAGGGGCCAAAAGTGCTGGTTGCCGAGCTGATCTGTGGTGAACTGGCGCGTGCGCTTGGCCTGCCCGTTCCAGAGCTGGTGTTGATTGAGATCGATCCGGCGTTGGGACGCAACGAACCGGATGGTGAGATTCAAGACCTGATTACAGCCAGCGCCGGATTGAATCTAGCCGTTGATTTCCTGCCCGGTGCGCTGGCATTTGATCCGACATCTGTCCGTGCACTTGACCGTAAACTGGCGTCACTTATCGTCTGGTTTGATGCCTTCATCACCAATGTTGATCGCACGCCCCGCAACACCAATCTCCTCTGGTGGCACCGCCGGCTCTTCTTGATCGACCACGGTGCAGCGCTGTACATTCATTACACCTGGAATGATTACCAGAATCACGCTCGCAAACCCTTCAGCCAGATTCGCGATCATGTGTTGATAGCAGCGGCCAGCGATCTGGAAGCAGCCGACCGTGAACTGGCAGATCATATCAACACAGATCTGCTCTGGCGCATTGTGGCGAACGTCCCCGATGAATGGCTTATTGACCAGCGGTTTTCCTCAGTAGAAGACCACCGTGCAGCCTATGTTGAATATTTGAGTCTACGACTCGCTGCACCGCGCGCATTCGTACAGGAGGCTATCGATGTCCACGAGCGCCTTTGAATATGCATTACTGCGCCTGGTGCCACGGGTAGAGCGTGGTGAGCAGATCAACATTGGGGTGGTGTTGTTGTGTCGGCAACATCGCTTTTTGGGGATACGGATTCATCTCAACGAGGCACGGATTGCCGCTCTCTGGCCTGATCTCGACCTGGCGCCGGTGCACGAGCAACTGGCGGCGTTTGAAATGGTGTGTGCCGGTGGTGCTGGAGCCGGGCCGATTGGCGAATTGCCGATTTACGAGCGCTTTCGCTGGCTGACGGCAACGCGCAGTACAATGATCCAGCCGTCAGCAGTGCACTGCGGCTTGTGCGATGCTCCACAGGTGATGCTCGACCATATCTTTCAGCAGATGGTCGTCTTGCCGGGTCAGGCGATTGACGAACGCGCTCACGAGGCAGGCGCTTTATAACTCAACCCGTACCCGCTCGATCATTGCCTGGAGGGCAAAGCGGGCCTTACCCAGATTTGCAGTTTCGCTCAGCACCCCAAGGATACCGTAGTAGCCGGGAATAATTTGCGAAGCCAGCATCAAGAGCGCATCGGTTTCGAGAACCAGATCGCGCACATAACCAACCCCGATCCGATCAGCCGCTGCCGCTGCCCGCGAGGCTAAATCGGCCAGTTCAAGTTCGGCCAGTTCGATATCGAAGTCGAGTTCGGCAGCACCTGGATGGTAGGCAATTGCCACACTCAGACCATCGGTACCGATGATGCCGGCGAACTGCGCGCCTTTCACGCCGGTAATAGCTTCATTCAAAATGGTATTGACATTCATACAGGTTTACTGCAATTAACAGGCTTGCTGAAAGAGTATTTCGGTTGTTGTAGCCCCTTCCCTGGCATCCCCCCGATGGGGAGGGAGGACGCCCCCCTCCTGCCCCCCCGCTGGGGGGAGGAAATATGCGCCTGGGATTTCCCCGCTGGCGGAGGACGCCCCCCTCCTGACCTCCCCCCGTTGGGGAGAGAAAATGTGCGCCTGGGATTTCCCCGCTGGCGGAGGACGCCCCTCTCCTGACCTCTCCCCGTTGGGGAGAGAAAATGTGCGCCTGGGATTTCCCCGCTGGCGGAGGACGCCCCCCCTGACATCCCTCCGTTGAGGGGGAGGAAGTACCTTTTTTGGCTTTCGACAGGAAGGAAGGACATTTGGCAATACTAACCCAGGCACCGGCTTACAACTCACGTCGTCCTTCAAAGGCGGAGCCAAGCGTTTCCGGATCGGCCCATTCGAGATCGCCACCGGTCGGCAACCCCCGTGCTGGCCGGGTCACCCGTACACCAAGAGGTGCGAGGTCGCGAAGCAGCAGAAAGGCGGTGGCCTCACCCTCGGTATTGGGGTTTGTGGCAAGGATCACTTCCTGAACAGGTTCGGAGCGAACCCGCGCGAGTAGCTCTTCAATCTTGAGATCTTCGCGATAGATACCTTCGAGCGGAGCAATGTGGCCGTGGAGGACATGATACAGACCGCGGTAGGCACCGGTGCGCTCGATAGCCAGCACATCGAGCGGCTCTTCAACCACACAGATTTTGGTTTGATCGCGCGACGGATCGAGACAAATTGCACACAGCTCACCCACGGTGATGTTAAAACAGCGTCGGCAGTAGCCAACCTGTTCTTTCACATCGAGAATAGCTTGCGCCAGCGCCAGCGCCTGTTTTGGTTCAGCCCGTAAGAGATAAAAGGTCAGACGTGACGCCGTCTTTGGGCCGATACCGGGCAGTTTGGCAAATTCCTCGATTAGACGAGCCACCGGTGCGGCAATCAATTGATCCGTGCGAACGGTCATATCATCTCCACCACAGATTCGTCGGTGACAATGCGCAATGCCGACGCATTCCCCTCATCACCAGGACGACAATGCCGGTTTAGAACAACCCCTTGAGACCACCAGTCAACGGCTGCATACGCTCTTCGGCCAACTGCTGCGCTTTGCGCGAGGCGTCATTGATCGCAACTAACAACAGATCCTGCAACATCTCAACATCATCAGGATCGACAACCTCTGGCGAAATCGTGATCGATTGCACTTCGCGATGACCGTTCATTTTGACCGTGATCGCACCACCACCAGCCGTACCTTCGACAATGGTGGCAGCCAGTTCTTCCTGCACCTTCTGCATCTGGCGTTGCATCTGTTGAGCCATTTGCATGAGCTGACGCTGATTCATCAGACAGACTCCCTTCTATTCACCTTAATATTGCAATTGCCTGTACCAGAACACGTGAAGCCGGCGAAGACATGTGAGCGTAGATATGGGTAGAGTACCACACTGCTACACAATTGTACAGCTATCCCGCAAACATTATTCAGGATCGAGCGGTTCGATATCTACAATATGGGCATCGAAGATATTCAATGCAGCACGAACCAGTTCATCTTTACGAGCTTCGCGAATTTTCCCACGCAGATCGGTGGGTTCAACCGATTTTTCCTCGATGGTACAGCGTACCGCGTAGGTCTTCCCCAAACGACGACGCAATAAATCTTCGAGAAGCGACCGATTCTTCGGTTCTTCCAGGCGTTCTTTATGGAACGAGGATGTCACCAGCAGCACGATAGTATTGCCTTCGACATCATACGGACGCGCACTATTGAGCAACGCCTGCACCGTCGGACTGCGCGGACGAACATCACGCTTGAAATCTTCCCAGATCGCCTCAAGCTGTTCAAGCACCGACATATCAGCATCGGCAGCACGAGCAACAGCAGGATCGGCAGGCGGACGCATCTGGCGGGTCGCTGCCCATGCCTCTGGCGGTGGCGGTGGTGGATCGGAGACAGGTGTGACATCCGACGGTACTTCACTGCCGGATGCAGATACCGGTTCGGGTACTGGAGGTGGCGGCGGCGCAACAACGCTGGGCGGCACTGGTTCGGGATGTGCCGGGGCGCGAACGGGTTCGGTTTGCGGAACGATTGCCGGTACAGCAGCACTGGGACGGCTGGTAGGGGTACGTCCTGCCAATGAAGCGGAACGTGACGCAGATGAAGAGGCAGGTTGCGCAACCGGTGGTGGCACCAGCAACGCTTCAACGACTGCCACTTCGAGCGGTAACTGACCATAGGGTGTTGTACGTAACTGTGCATCGAGATTGCTAAACAGCTTCACCCAATGTACCAACGCAGCCATATCGGCCTGCTGCACCCATTGCCCCAAGAGCGCCACTTCGTCATCGCTCAAATCAAGCAGTGTGCGATCACCGGTCGCCTTCAGCACCATCACTGCGCGCAGACGTTCCACCAGATCGCGGGTAAACTGACGCACATCAGCCCCCTGATTGGCAACCCCATGCACTGCGCGCAGCGCTGCTGTCAGATCGTGATTGACAAGAGCCGTGATCAACGCATCAACTTCAGCCGCTGCCGTCATCCCAAGCAGGCTTTGCACCTGTGGTAGCGTGATCGGGCCTTCGACAAACGAAGCCAGTTGCTCGAGAATACCGAGCGCATCACGCATACTGCCGGTGGCAGCGCGCGCAATTGCTTCAGGCACACCATCGGCCAGCACAATTCCTTCTGCCGCTGCAATCCGGCGGAGATGAGCGGCCATTGCCGAAACACTATGGCGAACGAAGGTAAAGCGCTGGCAGCGTGACAGAATCGTGGCGGGAACCTTATGAACTTCGGTGGTTGCAAGGATAAAGAGGGCATGATCGGGTGGCTCTTCCAGCGTTTTCAGCAAGGCATTGAACGCTGCTGTCGAGAGCATGTGGGTCTCGTCGATAATGTAGACCTTCATGCGAGCTTCGGCTGGTCGAAACTGCACCCGCTCGATAATCTCGCGCGCATCTTCCACACTGGTGTGGGAAGCGGCATCCATCTCGATCACATCAACTGCACGCCCTTCAGCAATGGCAGCACACATCTCGCACACGCCGCACGGTCGAGCGGTGGGATCGGGGTTAAGACAATTCACTGCTTTGGCAAGCAGGCGAGCCATGGTCGTCTTCCCAACACCACGGGGGCCGGTAAACAGGTAGGCATGGCCAACCCGATCTTCGGCAATCGCATTGCGGAGCGTCTGTACGACATGCTCCTGCCCGACCAGCTCAGCAAAGGTCTGTGAACGCCATTTTCGATAGAGCGACTGAACTGCCATTACGCTTTCCGATGATCTTGACCCGCACAGCATCTCGTATTATACCAGAGGAGGTACCCCACTTCCGCGCCGAGAGTGGTATAATCGAGATACAGGTATTGTCGATCTGCTACAGAGGGCTTTTATGCTCACCTATGAGCAACTTATCTCAGTTCTGATCGAAGAGCTTGAGCACCAACAGATCAATATTGTCCATACCCAAGAGTTAATAGACGCACACACGTTGGGGCGAAGCCTGCACGTTACGTGCTTCCCGCCAAACATAGATAAACGTGGCCCCTGGGTACGGCTGCCCTTACGGGCAGTGATCAGCCTGCAATGGCCGGCAGAACTCACCGTCATCTCTTTACACGGTCAGGCGATGATTGAAACCTTCAATCAACTGGTTGGTCAACCAATCGATACGCGAAATCTGCTGGGATTTGAGCTGACCTACCACTTACCACTGAGTCATGCCGAGCAAGCGACAGCAGATGCATCAGCCCTGACAAAGAAGGTGATTGATCTCTTCGCGGACCAACCCGACATCGAGCAAAATCTCGATATCAACGCTACGATACAGTACAGCGTCAATCAGGAACCAGTCCTGGCACAACTGACCGTTACTCGCCAGTTTCCGATCCTCCGCCTTGACCGTGATCTGGTCGAGGAGGCTGCAATTGCTCTGGCTATTGAATTACGCGAGATGTTGCCACGGCTCACAATCGTCTTCCATGCCGGTCAAAATGAATCAGGGCTTGATCCGCAGCTCTACTTACGCCCACCAACTGCCTGATGCCGTTCTCTTCTGCTGCATTGCATGCATTGTTACAACCCGGCGTTTCTGAACGCTGGCAGGCTGTGCAACGCCTGTTACACCCTGAGATGCTGGTACTGGCCAATCGCGCCGCAGAGCGTGCAGCGGCGCTCTTGCCACAACAATGGCCGCTGTACGAATTGAGTTTTAAATCACGGCGGGCAATTGATCGCGGTGGTGGTCGGCGCG
This genomic window from Chloroflexus aurantiacus J-10-fl contains:
- a CDS encoding alpha-amylase family glycosyl hydrolase — its product is MHRIIVTLLTISVLVACGAPAAGPTAPAASPTVAGTPTNSRPPTPTRDPRLPTLPPRITPGPTATPFPLEAGWWDGAVCYEIFVRSFYDSDGDGNGDLNGIIAKLDYLNDGDPNTTTDLGINCIWLMPVAEAASYHGYDTIDYYTVERDYGTNEDFKRLVAEAERRGIKIIIDLVLNHTSTQHPWFQEALRDPNSPYRDWYLWSAIDPGYRGPFGNNVVWHKSPIRDEYYYGVFWGGMPDLNYRNPAVTAEAYKIARFWVEEMGVAGFRLDAIKHLIEYYTLQEDTVETFEWLREFRRFLDRELPGTFTIGEVFNGNPRTLAPYYPDQLDYYFEFEVANQIRGAANTGLSRLFMQAVQDAYTKLPYQRWAPFLTNHDQNRVMSVLGDDVAKAKLAALALLTMPGLPFIYYGEEIGMLGVKPDERIRTPMQWTKEEFGGFSAGIPWQQPQSDYPVKNVMLQDQDPESLLNTYRQLIHLHVNTPALATGDFWPLTANGASVAAYIRRSGEDMVLVVINFDKVPTPPFTLSSGESDLPAGTYQVTALFGTPPAPPVPLTIADGRIVEYQPGIEIPAQTGYIFRLER
- a CDS encoding HipA family kinase — its product is MLRKVTATRYVTPLREGGSLPAIVEADDDGLYVVKFRGAGQGPKVLVAELICGELARALGLPVPELVLIEIDPALGRNEPDGEIQDLITASAGLNLAVDFLPGALAFDPTSVRALDRKLASLIVWFDAFITNVDRTPRNTNLLWWHRRLFLIDHGAALYIHYTWNDYQNHARKPFSQIRDHVLIAAASDLEAADRELADHINTDLLWRIVANVPDEWLIDQRFSSVEDHRAAYVEYLSLRLAAPRAFVQEAIDVHERL
- a CDS encoding DUF3037 domain-containing protein — its product is MSTSAFEYALLRLVPRVERGEQINIGVVLLCRQHRFLGIRIHLNEARIAALWPDLDLAPVHEQLAAFEMVCAGGAGAGPIGELPIYERFRWLTATRSTMIQPSAVHCGLCDAPQVMLDHIFQQMVVLPGQAIDERAHEAGAL
- the recR gene encoding recombination mediator RecR — translated: MTVRTDQLIAAPVARLIEEFAKLPGIGPKTASRLTFYLLRAEPKQALALAQAILDVKEQVGYCRRCFNITVGELCAICLDPSRDQTKICVVEEPLDVLAIERTGAYRGLYHVLHGHIAPLEGIYREDLKIEELLARVRSEPVQEVILATNPNTEGEATAFLLLRDLAPLGVRVTRPARGLPTGGDLEWADPETLGSAFEGRREL
- a CDS encoding YbaB/EbfC family nucleoid-associated protein, with the protein product MNQRQLMQMAQQMQRQMQKVQEELAATIVEGTAGGGAITVKMNGHREVQSITISPEVVDPDDVEMLQDLLLVAINDASRKAQQLAEERMQPLTGGLKGLF
- the dnaX gene encoding DNA polymerase III subunit gamma/tau, whose translation is MAVQSLYRKWRSQTFAELVGQEHVVQTLRNAIAEDRVGHAYLFTGPRGVGKTTMARLLAKAVNCLNPDPTARPCGVCEMCAAIAEGRAVDVIEMDAASHTSVEDAREIIERVQFRPAEARMKVYIIDETHMLSTAAFNALLKTLEEPPDHALFILATTEVHKVPATILSRCQRFTFVRHSVSAMAAHLRRIAAAEGIVLADGVPEAIARAATGSMRDALGILEQLASFVEGPITLPQVQSLLGMTAAAEVDALITALVNHDLTAALRAVHGVANQGADVRQFTRDLVERLRAVMVLKATGDRTLLDLSDDEVALLGQWVQQADMAALVHWVKLFSNLDAQLRTTPYGQLPLEVAVVEALLVPPPVAQPASSSASRSASLAGRTPTSRPSAAVPAIVPQTEPVRAPAHPEPVPPSVVAPPPPPVPEPVSASGSEVPSDVTPVSDPPPPPPEAWAATRQMRPPADPAVARAADADMSVLEQLEAIWEDFKRDVRPRSPTVQALLNSARPYDVEGNTIVLLVTSSFHKERLEEPKNRSLLEDLLRRRLGKTYAVRCTIEEKSVEPTDLRGKIREARKDELVRAALNIFDAHIVDIEPLDPE